One genomic segment of Scophthalmus maximus strain ysfricsl-2021 chromosome 3, ASM2237912v1, whole genome shotgun sequence includes these proteins:
- the adgrd2 gene encoding adhesion G-protein coupled receptor D2 isoform X2, with translation MTGALHTGLIIFSFMVVCESVPTHAGPARAGGSHGQSRLVYLTPRSAFQLVNDSLDFSRAESFCRGQFSSLSSLDQAEDRAGALELLQQTGLHSPIWVRDPSRASSKPVALAKQYVKFSALHFPKESREGFARVNTSFPALSSVSVCVRVQWDPVWNEVSTIFSYAAPVFTNEFQLRGQVDVQERILLALIIHGKHLPYKASFPNDGGWHHICVTWHRNSGQWAIYVDGVLKDMGSGTDTSRDIHGDGILILETRHVNALNACYPLTQEELFTWNLDHLSSHPVVKVVQALLFCPAMHQQMEPQSCRTLQSWSDPLPVFGLTDCSDPRPFICRSSRERYMSMKQMSDSQSSQPTVFMNHLMEIYNITQPGLGQKPSGFSSVAQASALLDISVQALKDTQQEGLQPTDMVSLIQLLSVAADIPTQLPADATNHSQGNIQELSQHFISVADSVISEDNALKWQSIKQVVNGPMDVVKSIDRMVTSLSPRLMAETDHLTIHRPNIKLEVRQQTLQDGYRGSSFCGPETEKLTHLDCISVPLQKIQDLHNDGFHKLTLVNTWYGSLRPPVRPGDNSMVPAVTDGSQRYLGTVLGSSVISTTVLGDDQPVSMAVRFQLRHRVQNPTGTVYDPVCAFWDFDLTPEAGGWWNTKGCEVVSKEYGYTVCHCNHTTNFALLLQVYEAQRSPENESALQVLTFIGCGVSLCGLLFTFILFIAVGVPKSDRTTVHKNLIVSMGIAELLLMCSDWASTNEAACFMVTALLHLFFMASFSWMLVEGLLLWSKVVSVNISEDRRMKLYYVIGWGLPVLIVGVTLAVSVDKYKADDHCWLNVKTDTIWAFVGPVVFVLTVNAVVLCRVVMVTVSSARRRAKMLSPSSASKLQAFDLTWAVTRPVLILLPVLGLTWLCGLLVHLSVVVAYVFISLNAFQGLYIFLVYAVYNSEVRNAIKRIKEKRKALSFTNCSQPTSFLPSQRAPVTSWCRSPPTPSSPETSETSGPPSSTPTSLVIKNESFRTESFVSFSLKPASGNQVVQLTGFKPSGC, from the exons ATGACCGGAGCGCTGCACACTGGACTTATAATCTTCTCCTTTATG GTCGTATGTGAGAGTGTGCCAACGCATGCTGGGCCAGCCAGAGCGGGGGGCTCCCATG GACAGTCCAGACTTGTATATCTAACACCTCGGTCGGCCTTCCAGCTGGTCAATGACTCGCTGGACTTTTCCAGGGCTGAGAGTTTTTGCAGAGGCCAGTTCAGCTCCCTCTCCAGCCTGGACCAGGCAGAGGACCGGGCAGGGGCCTTGGAGCTGCTTCAACAGACTGGACTTCACTCCCCTATCTGGGTCAGGGACCCCAGCAGAGCATCTTCCAAGCCTGTGGCCCTCGCCAAGCAGT ATGTGAAGTTCTCAGCTCTACATTTCCCGAAGGAATCGCGTGAGGGCTTTGCCCGGGTCAACACATCCTTCCCTGCCCTGtcgtctgtcagtgtctgtgtcagagTTCAGTGGGACCCCGTGTGGAATGAGGTGTCCACCATCTTCTCCTACGCTGCACCTGTCTTCACCAACGAGTTCCAGCTGCGAGGCCAAGTGGACGTGCAGGAACGCATCCTCCTGGCACTCATAATCCACGGGAAGCATCTGCCATACAAGGCATCCTTCCCCAACGACGGAGGATGGCATCACATTTGTGTAACATGGCACCGCAACAGCGGCCAATGGGCTATCTATGTGGACGGTGTCCTGAAGGACATGGGTTCGGGCACTGACACTTCCAGGGATATCCATGGAGATGGGATACTCATTCTGG AAACGAGGCATGTCAACGCCCTCAATGCATGTTACCCCTTGACCCAGGAAGAGCTTTTCACTTGGAACCTAGACCACCTCAGCAGCCACCCAGTGGTCAAAGTGGTGCAGGCCCTTCTGTTTTGCCCAG cAATGCACCAGCAGATGGAGCCGCAGAGCTGCAGGACGCTGCAGAGCTGGTCCGATCCGCTGCCTGTGTTCGGCCTGACCGACTGCTCCGATCCACGGCCTTTcatctgcaggagcagcagag AGCGCTACATGAGCATGAAACAGATGAGTGATTCTCAGAGCTCGCAGCCGACTGTCTTCATGAACCATCTGATGGAGATTTACAACATAACCCAG CCGGGACTGGGGCAGAAACCCTCAGGGTTTAGCAGTGTGGCCCAAGCCTCCGCCCTGCTGGATATCTCTGTCCAGGCCTTGAAGGACACCCAGCAGGAGGGACTGCAGCCAACAGACATGGTGTCCCTCATCCAGCTTCTTTCTGTGGCTGCTGACATCCCCACACAGCTGCCCGCCGATGCCACCAACCACAGCCAGGGCAACATCCAGGAGCTGAGCCAGCACTTCATCAGTGTGGCTGACAGCGTCATCAGCGAAGACAATGCCCTCAAGTGGCAGAGCATCAAACAG GTGGTGAATGGTCCCATGGATGTGGTCAAGAGTATTGACCGGATGGTGACCAGCCTGAGCCCTCGCTTGATGGCAGAGACTGATCACCTGACCATTCACAGGCCCAACATCA AACTGGAGGTTCGGCAGCAGACGCTGCAGGACGGATACAGAGGATCCAGCTTCTGTGGGCCTGAGACGGAGAAACTCACCCACCTAGACTGTATTTCAGTCCCACTTCAGAAGATACAGGATCTCCATAACGACG GCTTCCATAAGCTCACGTTGGTCAATACGTGGTACGGATCCCTGCGGCCTCCTGTCCGTCCGGGGGACAACTCCATGGTTCCTGCGGTCACGGACGGCAGCCAGAG GTATCTGGGCACCGTCCTGGGCTCTTCTGTCATATCCACCACAGTCCTGGGAGACGACCAGCCGGTGAGCATGGCAGTTCGCTTCCAGCTCCGACACAGAGTACAG AATCCCACTGGAACTGTGTATGATCCGGTGTGTGCCTTCTGGGATTTTGATCTCAC TCCGGAGGCTGGTGGGTGGTGGAATACCAAAGGCTGTGAGGTAGTGTCCAAAGAATATGGATACACTGTGTGCCACTGCAACCACACCACCAATTTTGCATTGCTGCTGCAGGTTTATGAAGCCCAG agGAGCCCGGAGAACGAAAGCGCTCTGCAGGTGCTGACGTTCATCGGCTGtggagtgtctctgtgtggcctcctcttcaccttcatcctcttcatcgcTGTGGG CGTCCCTAAATCGGACCGTACAACCGTACACAAGAACCTGATTGTTTCTATGGGCATTGCTGAGCTGCTGTTGATGTGCAGTGACTGGGCGTCTACCAATGAG GCAGCATGCTTCATGGTCACAGCACTGCTCCACCTCTTCTTCATGGCCTCCTTCTCCTGGATGCTGGTGGAGGGCCTGCTGCTCTGGAGCAAAGTCGTGTCCGTCAACATCAGCGAGGACCGCAGGATGAAGCTCTACTACGTCATTGGCTGGG GACTACCTGTTCTGATAGTTGGTGTAACATTGGCAGTATCAGTGGACAAGTACAAGGCAGATGATCACTGCTGGCTCAATGTGAAGACTGACACCATCTGGGCCTTTGTGGGACCTGTGGTATTTGTCTTGACG GTCAATGCAGTTGTGCTGTGTCGGGTTGTCATGGTGACTGTTTCCAGTGCCCGTCGTCGTGCAAAGATGCTCAGTCCAAGCTCAGCGTCAAAGTTGCAGGCCTTTGACCTCACCTG GGCCGTGACGCGTCCAGTGCTTATCCTGCTGCCTGTGCTGGGTCTGACCTGGCTGTGTGGATTGCTGGTCCATCTGTCCGTTGTAGTCGCCTatgtcttcatctctctcaATGCCTTCCAg GGCTTGTACATCTTCTTGGTGTATGCTGTTTACAACAGTGAG GTGAGGAATGCCATAAAGAGgatcaaagaaaagagaaaggccTTATCCTTCacg aACTGTTCCCAGCCAACCAGCTTCCTGCCGTCCCAAAGGGCCCCAGTTACCTCCTGGTGCCGCAGTCCCCCAACCCCCTCCAGCCCTGAGACCAGTGAGACCTCTGGACCCCCCAGTTCCACGCCCACCTCATTGGTCATCAAGAACG
- the adgrd2 gene encoding adhesion G-protein coupled receptor D2 isoform X1 — protein MTGALHTGLIIFSFMVVCESVPTHAGPARAGGSHGQSRLVYLTPRSAFQLVNDSLDFSRAESFCRGQFSSLSSLDQAEDRAGALELLQQTGLHSPIWVRDPSRASSKPVALAKQYVKFSALHFPKESREGFARVNTSFPALSSVSVCVRVQWDPVWNEVSTIFSYAAPVFTNEFQLRGQVDVQERILLALIIHGKHLPYKASFPNDGGWHHICVTWHRNSGQWAIYVDGVLKDMGSGTDTSRDIHGDGILILGQDQDSFGGNFTEPFFGAITDLNVWNMSLETRHVNALNACYPLTQEELFTWNLDHLSSHPVVKVVQALLFCPAMHQQMEPQSCRTLQSWSDPLPVFGLTDCSDPRPFICRSSRERYMSMKQMSDSQSSQPTVFMNHLMEIYNITQPGLGQKPSGFSSVAQASALLDISVQALKDTQQEGLQPTDMVSLIQLLSVAADIPTQLPADATNHSQGNIQELSQHFISVADSVISEDNALKWQSIKQVVNGPMDVVKSIDRMVTSLSPRLMAETDHLTIHRPNIKLEVRQQTLQDGYRGSSFCGPETEKLTHLDCISVPLQKIQDLHNDGFHKLTLVNTWYGSLRPPVRPGDNSMVPAVTDGSQRYLGTVLGSSVISTTVLGDDQPVSMAVRFQLRHRVQNPTGTVYDPVCAFWDFDLTPEAGGWWNTKGCEVVSKEYGYTVCHCNHTTNFALLLQVYEAQRSPENESALQVLTFIGCGVSLCGLLFTFILFIAVGVPKSDRTTVHKNLIVSMGIAELLLMCSDWASTNEAACFMVTALLHLFFMASFSWMLVEGLLLWSKVVSVNISEDRRMKLYYVIGWGLPVLIVGVTLAVSVDKYKADDHCWLNVKTDTIWAFVGPVVFVLTVNAVVLCRVVMVTVSSARRRAKMLSPSSASKLQAFDLTWAVTRPVLILLPVLGLTWLCGLLVHLSVVVAYVFISLNAFQGLYIFLVYAVYNSEVRNAIKRIKEKRKALSFTNCSQPTSFLPSQRAPVTSWCRSPPTPSSPETSETSGPPSSTPTSLVIKNESFRTESFVSFSLKPASGNQVVQLTGFKPSGC, from the exons ATGACCGGAGCGCTGCACACTGGACTTATAATCTTCTCCTTTATG GTCGTATGTGAGAGTGTGCCAACGCATGCTGGGCCAGCCAGAGCGGGGGGCTCCCATG GACAGTCCAGACTTGTATATCTAACACCTCGGTCGGCCTTCCAGCTGGTCAATGACTCGCTGGACTTTTCCAGGGCTGAGAGTTTTTGCAGAGGCCAGTTCAGCTCCCTCTCCAGCCTGGACCAGGCAGAGGACCGGGCAGGGGCCTTGGAGCTGCTTCAACAGACTGGACTTCACTCCCCTATCTGGGTCAGGGACCCCAGCAGAGCATCTTCCAAGCCTGTGGCCCTCGCCAAGCAGT ATGTGAAGTTCTCAGCTCTACATTTCCCGAAGGAATCGCGTGAGGGCTTTGCCCGGGTCAACACATCCTTCCCTGCCCTGtcgtctgtcagtgtctgtgtcagagTTCAGTGGGACCCCGTGTGGAATGAGGTGTCCACCATCTTCTCCTACGCTGCACCTGTCTTCACCAACGAGTTCCAGCTGCGAGGCCAAGTGGACGTGCAGGAACGCATCCTCCTGGCACTCATAATCCACGGGAAGCATCTGCCATACAAGGCATCCTTCCCCAACGACGGAGGATGGCATCACATTTGTGTAACATGGCACCGCAACAGCGGCCAATGGGCTATCTATGTGGACGGTGTCCTGAAGGACATGGGTTCGGGCACTGACACTTCCAGGGATATCCATGGAGATGGGATACTCATTCTGGGTCAGGACCAAGACTCCTTTGGTGGGAATTTTACCGAGCCCTTTTTTGGAGCTATCACTGACCTGAATGTTTGGAATATGTCTCTAGAAACGAGGCATGTCAACGCCCTCAATGCATGTTACCCCTTGACCCAGGAAGAGCTTTTCACTTGGAACCTAGACCACCTCAGCAGCCACCCAGTGGTCAAAGTGGTGCAGGCCCTTCTGTTTTGCCCAG cAATGCACCAGCAGATGGAGCCGCAGAGCTGCAGGACGCTGCAGAGCTGGTCCGATCCGCTGCCTGTGTTCGGCCTGACCGACTGCTCCGATCCACGGCCTTTcatctgcaggagcagcagag AGCGCTACATGAGCATGAAACAGATGAGTGATTCTCAGAGCTCGCAGCCGACTGTCTTCATGAACCATCTGATGGAGATTTACAACATAACCCAG CCGGGACTGGGGCAGAAACCCTCAGGGTTTAGCAGTGTGGCCCAAGCCTCCGCCCTGCTGGATATCTCTGTCCAGGCCTTGAAGGACACCCAGCAGGAGGGACTGCAGCCAACAGACATGGTGTCCCTCATCCAGCTTCTTTCTGTGGCTGCTGACATCCCCACACAGCTGCCCGCCGATGCCACCAACCACAGCCAGGGCAACATCCAGGAGCTGAGCCAGCACTTCATCAGTGTGGCTGACAGCGTCATCAGCGAAGACAATGCCCTCAAGTGGCAGAGCATCAAACAG GTGGTGAATGGTCCCATGGATGTGGTCAAGAGTATTGACCGGATGGTGACCAGCCTGAGCCCTCGCTTGATGGCAGAGACTGATCACCTGACCATTCACAGGCCCAACATCA AACTGGAGGTTCGGCAGCAGACGCTGCAGGACGGATACAGAGGATCCAGCTTCTGTGGGCCTGAGACGGAGAAACTCACCCACCTAGACTGTATTTCAGTCCCACTTCAGAAGATACAGGATCTCCATAACGACG GCTTCCATAAGCTCACGTTGGTCAATACGTGGTACGGATCCCTGCGGCCTCCTGTCCGTCCGGGGGACAACTCCATGGTTCCTGCGGTCACGGACGGCAGCCAGAG GTATCTGGGCACCGTCCTGGGCTCTTCTGTCATATCCACCACAGTCCTGGGAGACGACCAGCCGGTGAGCATGGCAGTTCGCTTCCAGCTCCGACACAGAGTACAG AATCCCACTGGAACTGTGTATGATCCGGTGTGTGCCTTCTGGGATTTTGATCTCAC TCCGGAGGCTGGTGGGTGGTGGAATACCAAAGGCTGTGAGGTAGTGTCCAAAGAATATGGATACACTGTGTGCCACTGCAACCACACCACCAATTTTGCATTGCTGCTGCAGGTTTATGAAGCCCAG agGAGCCCGGAGAACGAAAGCGCTCTGCAGGTGCTGACGTTCATCGGCTGtggagtgtctctgtgtggcctcctcttcaccttcatcctcttcatcgcTGTGGG CGTCCCTAAATCGGACCGTACAACCGTACACAAGAACCTGATTGTTTCTATGGGCATTGCTGAGCTGCTGTTGATGTGCAGTGACTGGGCGTCTACCAATGAG GCAGCATGCTTCATGGTCACAGCACTGCTCCACCTCTTCTTCATGGCCTCCTTCTCCTGGATGCTGGTGGAGGGCCTGCTGCTCTGGAGCAAAGTCGTGTCCGTCAACATCAGCGAGGACCGCAGGATGAAGCTCTACTACGTCATTGGCTGGG GACTACCTGTTCTGATAGTTGGTGTAACATTGGCAGTATCAGTGGACAAGTACAAGGCAGATGATCACTGCTGGCTCAATGTGAAGACTGACACCATCTGGGCCTTTGTGGGACCTGTGGTATTTGTCTTGACG GTCAATGCAGTTGTGCTGTGTCGGGTTGTCATGGTGACTGTTTCCAGTGCCCGTCGTCGTGCAAAGATGCTCAGTCCAAGCTCAGCGTCAAAGTTGCAGGCCTTTGACCTCACCTG GGCCGTGACGCGTCCAGTGCTTATCCTGCTGCCTGTGCTGGGTCTGACCTGGCTGTGTGGATTGCTGGTCCATCTGTCCGTTGTAGTCGCCTatgtcttcatctctctcaATGCCTTCCAg GGCTTGTACATCTTCTTGGTGTATGCTGTTTACAACAGTGAG GTGAGGAATGCCATAAAGAGgatcaaagaaaagagaaaggccTTATCCTTCacg aACTGTTCCCAGCCAACCAGCTTCCTGCCGTCCCAAAGGGCCCCAGTTACCTCCTGGTGCCGCAGTCCCCCAACCCCCTCCAGCCCTGAGACCAGTGAGACCTCTGGACCCCCCAGTTCCACGCCCACCTCATTGGTCATCAAGAACG